One segment of Caldanaerobius polysaccharolyticus DSM 13641 DNA contains the following:
- a CDS encoding DRTGG domain-containing protein, protein MKVVDLLDKGYENLTPNADVEKEINGVYICDLLSWVMSHAQKNDAWVTIQVHLNVVAVALLTEVSCIIIPEGIEVSQDTVKKADEEGIPILSTGKSAYQVAIDIYLSGDR, encoded by the coding sequence ATGAAGGTTGTGGACCTTTTAGATAAAGGTTATGAGAATTTGACGCCCAATGCCGATGTGGAAAAAGAGATAAATGGGGTATATATATGCGACCTGTTGAGCTGGGTTATGTCCCATGCGCAAAAAAATGACGCATGGGTAACAATACAGGTGCATTTAAATGTGGTAGCGGTAGCTCTTTTGACAGAGGTGTCTTGCATCATCATCCCCGAAGGTATAGAAGTCAGCCAGGACACGGTGAAAAAAGCTGATGAAGAGGGGATTCCCATTTTATCCACGGGCAAGTCAGCATATCAGGTTGCGATAGATATTTATCTATCAGGTGACAGATGA